In the genome of Mycobacterium kansasii ATCC 12478, one region contains:
- a CDS encoding SDR family NAD(P)-dependent oxidoreductase, with protein sequence MDDTGAAPVVIFGGRSEIGIELARRLAPGAPVILAARDAGRLTEQVAAIKAAGATAVHTREFDADDLATHGPLIAAITGEHGPIGTAVLAFGILGEQARAETDAEHAVAIVHTDYVAQISLLTQLAATMRTAGRGSLVVFSSVAGVRVRRANYVYGSAKAGLDGFASGLADALHGSGVRLLIVRPGFVIGRMTAGMTPAPLSSTPAQVAEATARALARGRRTVWVPWALRPMFFAMRLLPQFVWRRMPR encoded by the coding sequence GTGGACGACACGGGCGCAGCTCCGGTGGTAATTTTCGGCGGCCGCAGCGAGATCGGCATCGAACTCGCGCGCCGCCTGGCTCCCGGCGCTCCGGTGATATTGGCCGCCAGAGACGCCGGCCGGCTCACCGAGCAAGTTGCCGCCATCAAGGCGGCCGGGGCAACAGCCGTCCACACCAGGGAATTCGACGCCGACGACCTGGCCACGCACGGCCCGCTGATCGCCGCGATCACCGGCGAGCACGGACCCATCGGCACCGCGGTGCTGGCCTTCGGCATCCTGGGGGAGCAGGCCCGGGCCGAAACCGACGCCGAGCATGCGGTCGCCATTGTGCACACCGATTACGTCGCCCAGATCAGCCTGCTCACCCAGCTGGCCGCCACGATGCGAACGGCCGGCAGGGGATCGCTGGTGGTGTTCTCCTCGGTGGCCGGGGTGCGAGTGCGTCGCGCCAACTATGTCTACGGGTCGGCCAAGGCGGGCTTGGACGGCTTTGCCAGCGGTTTGGCCGACGCGCTGCACGGCAGTGGCGTACGGTTGCTGATCGTGCGGCCGGGATTCGTGATCGGACGCATGACGGCGGGCATGACACCCGCGCCGCTGTCCAGCACCCCGGCGCAAGTGGCCGAGGCCACCGCACGTGCCCTGGCCAGGGGCCGGCGCACCGTCTGGGTCCCGTGGGCGCTGCGCCCGATGTTCTTCGCCATGAGGCTGCTGCCGCAGTTCGTGTGGCGCCGGATGCCGCGATGA
- a CDS encoding F420-dependent biliverdin reductase, with amino-acid sequence MAMAKTTTRLTDDAMAFLTERHLAMLTTLRADNSPHVVAVGFTFDPTTHIARVITTGGSQKAVNAERGGIAVLSQVDGARWLSLEGKASVNRDIDAVRDAELRYAQRYRTPRANPRRVVIEVLVERVLGSSSLLDRVE; translated from the coding sequence GTGGCGATGGCGAAGACCACGACGCGGCTCACCGACGACGCGATGGCGTTTCTCACCGAACGCCATCTGGCCATGCTGACCACGCTGCGGGCCGACAATTCGCCGCACGTGGTGGCCGTGGGTTTCACGTTCGATCCCACCACGCATATTGCTCGCGTGATCACCACCGGCGGTTCTCAGAAGGCCGTCAATGCCGAACGCGGCGGCATCGCGGTGTTGAGTCAGGTGGACGGCGCCCGCTGGCTGTCGCTGGAAGGCAAGGCCTCGGTCAACCGGGACATCGACGCTGTGCGAGACGCCGAATTGCGCTACGCCCAGCGCTACCGGACCCCGCGGGCCAATCCACGGCGGGTGGTCATCGAAGTTCTCGTGGAGCGGGTGCTGGGGTCGTCGTCCTTGCTTGACCGGGTGGAGTAG
- a CDS encoding TNT antitoxin family protein, protein MNAHIEISARLTEWGNIAGYTLTPGSRSEDGRAIFWASLGEIRLFIGWNDRGWFVVTDSDRMGPEHFILAAPSMDTIEKYFFGRFCQAIRRKRELPRLRIPVLAEQLAPNFHIDIRDFEGVDRLTLISSDGAAVAVSSSDSVTGTAELVKLSFFLNVSIDEIVASCLDQNGKPLFRER, encoded by the coding sequence ATGAATGCCCACATAGAAATCTCCGCGAGGCTTACGGAATGGGGAAATATTGCTGGATATACCCTGACTCCTGGATCCCGCAGTGAAGATGGACGCGCAATATTCTGGGCATCGTTGGGTGAAATTCGACTCTTTATTGGCTGGAATGACCGCGGCTGGTTTGTCGTCACGGACTCTGACCGCATGGGTCCGGAACACTTCATCTTGGCTGCCCCGTCGATGGATACTATTGAAAAGTACTTTTTTGGCAGATTCTGTCAGGCTATTAGACGGAAGCGTGAATTGCCGCGTTTAAGAATTCCGGTCTTGGCGGAGCAGCTAGCCCCTAACTTCCATATCGATATCCGGGACTTTGAAGGGGTTGATCGGCTGACTTTGATCTCTTCCGATGGTGCCGCGGTCGCTGTTAGCAGTTCTGATTCAGTGACTGGTACGGCGGAACTTGTCAAATTGTCATTCTTTTTGAATGTGTCAATTGATGAGATCGTCGCATCCTGCTTGGATCAGAATGGAAAGCCGTTGTTTCGGGAACGATAG
- a CDS encoding TNT domain-containing protein (This protein contains a domain related to Tuberculosis Necrotizing Toxin, which is the C-terminal effector domain of outer membrane channel protein CpnT, and which has a lethal NAD+-glycohydrolase activity.), translating to MAALGTLTAGFGANTGQDAAGDMFGLAYQEAAKSLVKAAAAAINACRHDGARIQLSASNYSRAEAASTLGGGSGVLPAPHDPEQFSAPGPPGTLGAGPPPPMLWRVVELFVGDLWPNGDVAGLHAAAGCWRGLAAALGGAEQGLNVPKAVIAGQEIPEGPLIQPVLSELGATMASLGKQCEQLAATLDNFADEVAHAQNAIRDLLDRLGSASGLWHEVVSIFDGDGLQEVKEIAEDIKALLHNLGREAQAKEQAMQRGMGVADGLVRGMERYVRSELTHFLGAEVGNPLATVFDFFTNVTEGVYKAAFSTVVEMDQLSPRHFLTDPEGAAAAWEGLDVTAVRSLPAYALLDPDGAAQTWKGLLHLDDWSKDRPGLGLGENLFDVGTSFLKVGEARRFGMGERAPEEGVAGEEGSGATRVGAPGGSGQLGEITHSGEALTSELEDLGGDLPKTDPKTSGEPSALPTREPPRPPVEAPRPAESAPSMAPAESRSAPEGSATVGSAGLHDPATPVGSRPSPAPAAGGDQMPSTTSRLTESTPAPGAAEGAPVKPASAATAPASPAPQASAPRFTESTSPTELARPGSGSPHCASDGISSNGRPPESSPHVSAGDMPGDRGSQEPPIAPGDPLHSHERSGPGWHRLPDKATDPHYGEPLSDSWNFPDDPVDPSGIKKTVAQLIADPEAPFGRDPQGRAYTEQEYVQRFNRLSPTGDRWMNFPGNDGAVPGTKIAFTDADQLTKFYGRQFDRIGNVDGKYLAIMVDGVPASWEARALHINSLREPYNAYEFDHLPTGWHVEVSEVAPGVGQPGGSIQVRIFDSEGRALNVEELLDIGVLR from the coding sequence GTGGCCGCGTTGGGCACGTTGACGGCAGGTTTCGGGGCCAACACTGGTCAGGATGCGGCTGGCGACATGTTCGGGTTGGCGTATCAGGAGGCGGCGAAGTCGCTGGTAAAGGCTGCCGCGGCGGCGATCAACGCGTGCCGTCATGACGGCGCCAGGATTCAACTGTCCGCGTCGAATTATTCCAGGGCTGAAGCGGCGTCCACGTTGGGTGGTGGCAGTGGTGTGTTGCCGGCGCCGCACGATCCGGAGCAGTTCTCGGCTCCTGGACCACCGGGCACATTGGGTGCAGGTCCACCTCCGCCGATGCTGTGGCGGGTCGTGGAGCTGTTTGTCGGTGATTTGTGGCCCAACGGGGATGTCGCGGGACTGCATGCGGCCGCGGGATGTTGGCGGGGTCTTGCTGCGGCGCTCGGCGGTGCAGAGCAGGGGCTCAACGTTCCGAAGGCGGTGATCGCCGGACAAGAGATTCCAGAAGGGCCTCTGATCCAGCCGGTCTTGTCCGAACTTGGCGCCACAATGGCAAGCCTGGGCAAGCAGTGTGAACAGTTGGCCGCCACCCTCGACAATTTCGCCGACGAGGTGGCCCACGCGCAAAACGCCATTCGGGACCTCTTGGACCGGTTGGGGTCGGCGTCAGGGTTGTGGCATGAGGTGGTGTCGATTTTCGACGGCGATGGGCTGCAAGAGGTCAAAGAGATCGCCGAGGACATCAAGGCCTTGCTGCACAACCTTGGTCGTGAAGCGCAGGCCAAGGAGCAGGCGATGCAGCGCGGAATGGGGGTCGCCGACGGCTTAGTGCGCGGGATGGAGCGCTATGTGCGCAGTGAGCTCACGCATTTTCTCGGTGCCGAAGTCGGCAATCCGCTGGCAACGGTCTTCGATTTCTTCACCAACGTCACCGAGGGTGTCTACAAAGCGGCATTCTCAACGGTCGTCGAGATGGACCAGCTCAGTCCACGACACTTTCTCACCGATCCCGAGGGTGCGGCGGCCGCTTGGGAGGGGCTGGATGTGACGGCGGTGCGTTCCCTCCCGGCATACGCACTGCTGGACCCGGACGGTGCCGCGCAGACCTGGAAAGGATTGCTGCACCTCGACGATTGGAGCAAGGACCGACCGGGATTGGGGTTGGGAGAGAACCTCTTTGACGTTGGGACGTCGTTCCTCAAGGTTGGCGAGGCCCGGCGTTTCGGCATGGGCGAGCGTGCCCCAGAGGAAGGCGTCGCCGGGGAAGAAGGTAGCGGCGCTACGCGTGTCGGAGCGCCAGGTGGTAGCGGGCAGCTGGGTGAAATCACCCACTCCGGCGAGGCGCTGACCAGCGAACTGGAGGACCTCGGCGGGGATCTGCCCAAGACCGATCCGAAGACGAGCGGCGAACCATCAGCCTTACCGACACGAGAGCCACCGCGGCCACCGGTTGAGGCCCCGCGTCCTGCGGAATCCGCGCCCAGCATGGCCCCAGCCGAGTCCCGCTCTGCCCCAGAGGGTTCCGCGACCGTGGGGTCAGCCGGCTTGCATGATCCGGCCACGCCTGTCGGATCTCGTCCGTCTCCTGCACCCGCTGCGGGGGGTGACCAAATGCCGTCGACCACTTCGCGCCTGACGGAATCCACACCCGCCCCAGGGGCAGCAGAGGGAGCGCCCGTCAAGCCAGCATCCGCGGCCACTGCACCCGCATCCCCGGCGCCGCAGGCATCAGCCCCGCGATTCACGGAATCTACTAGTCCGACTGAGTTAGCACGACCGGGTAGCGGTAGCCCGCACTGCGCTAGCGACGGCATCTCATCTAACGGTCGACCGCCGGAGTCGTCGCCCCACGTCAGTGCGGGTGACATGCCGGGTGACCGTGGCTCGCAAGAGCCGCCAATAGCCCCGGGTGACCCGTTGCATTCCCACGAGCGCTCTGGCCCGGGATGGCATCGGTTACCCGATAAAGCAACCGATCCGCACTATGGTGAGCCGTTGTCCGATTCTTGGAATTTTCCTGATGATCCGGTCGATCCCAGCGGGATTAAGAAGACCGTTGCGCAGCTTATTGCAGATCCTGAAGCGCCCTTCGGCCGCGATCCTCAAGGGCGTGCTTATACTGAACAGGAATACGTTCAACGCTTCAACAGACTGAGCCCCACCGGTGATCGGTGGATGAATTTCCCGGGAAATGATGGAGCGGTGCCGGGTACAAAGATCGCTTTTACCGACGCAGATCAATTGACCAAGTTTTACGGCAGGCAATTCGACCGGATTGGGAACGTGGACGGGAAGTATCTGGCGATCATGGTAGATGGTGTGCCGGCATCCTGGGAGGCGCGAGCACTGCATATCAATAGCTTACGTGAGCCGTATAACGCATATGAATTCGATCATCTTCCGACCGGCTGGCATGTCGAAGTGTCAGAAGTAGCACCTGGCGTGGGCCAACCGGGGGGGTCGATACAGGTTCGGATATTCGACAGTGAAGGTAGGGCGCTCAACGTGGAAGAATTGCTTGACATTGGCGTATTGCGATGA